ctggACATCCCTTAAGAGAGCTGAAGGAAACGATGGCTGGGAGAACTCCACTCTCGTGACGACGACCGAAATGGATTGTCTGCTCAGAGACCCGTCAAGGCCCTCATCGTGGAAACGGGTTCTTGCGGGACTGGCGTCTCTATGGAAACAGTACAGCTGGGATGCATGATCTCCATGGCAACCGTGGGGTCTAGGTGGCGAGCAGATGAAATAAACCAAGCGCAGGCCGGGTTATTTTTAATGCACAGCACATTCTTTTAATACAAAAATTAACAAGAATCTCTCGATTTTTAGACTaaccaaaacaataaaaagagaGCACTAACACTTTGGAAAAATATACAACACATTCATGTAATGTCTTACAACATCTCAGTTAAATAGTGCATGTTGATTatcgttttttgtttaataataataatcattttgcAGATacgtattttttttgttgttgtcattgttgtgcCATTTCTCgaaaaaataaagtgcatttCACAGTTAAGACTACGCATACGTCTACAAAAGATGCTGTTTCTATTTCACCCACCCCCATCATAAACCATCCAACCaccacaaccccccccccccgaccctCCCCGGCAATTTAAATTGTTTTCAATCACATCATTCATGACACACGGGGTGACATGATTTCAGTCCAAAGAGGACATTTTGCTTGGAATCCTCAAAGAAAGCTTGAGGTATGTGTCATCACAGGAGTCCTTCTGCTGTACGCTTTATCTAGACTCGGCGTATCAATCCCTTGCAAGTCCTTTGCACAGGTATTACACATAATCTCTCGGTTTACGACACCACGGGTCATTTTTGCACTCAAAGTAAAGCTCTTACAGTGGATTACAGCGCATCTACGATTGGTTACATTTGTGTCCTCTTTCACAACATGTGATGTTGTAATATTACTCAGTATTActgattataatatttaaatgaatattattaCATCACATCGAACTAAAGACTCGGCCAGTCTTCGAAGCGGCTTCGAAGCACGATCCTCATCCTCTCCTTGTCTTGTTTGTCTGTCTTTGCGTGTCCGGATCACTGCACATTGATCGTTCTGCTCAAAACAGACACCGATTAGCTCTCAAAGTAAAAAGGAGACAAGGTAAAGAGGTTACGTCGGGAGAATTTGGACGAGGCCCAAGGTTAATTGTTGGCTCAGAGCACCATGGCTAATGTCACCATGCCTCTCCGATGTCTCATGCCTTATTTACAGGATCGGATCGACAGATAGGACGCTTGGCGAGTAAACGATAATAACTATTCCTTTATCGTTACATTCGGAAAAGGCCGTACAGCGCGTGGAAATGCAGGAGGAACGAGAAAATAGAAAAtcgataataaaataaatcgaTTCTTCAAATGCGGTCAATTTTCTGACGCTCTTTGTAAAATGGCATCATCATCTTcaacgtcatcatcatcatcgtccgcgatgaaatattaaaacctCCAGAATCGgctcatttacacacaaaaaaggaaGTCActcaggtcaaaggtcacgTCGGGTAGGCCGAGGCTCAAGAGGCGACGTCTCTGAATGACAGGAAGACTGagctttttttaaaccacattttAACCCCGTTCTGCATGCCTTCAGGGAGACAGGCTTTTtagcatgacacacacacacataggcatgcatgcacatacacaccgTCATGCAACAAACGCGATCATACAGAGACATGACATACGGTACAGGTACAGGTCAGAGTCACAACGGCAGATGCAAACTGCATGAACATGTTACACTGACGGGAAGGAACCGAGTCTGCTCTTGGAGAGTCATATTTTCATATGGTGATATTTCCCACTTGCTGGACGAAGCTGTTATTGCTGCTGGAATATTGCTATCATTCCGGTGAAACACTCAGAATGTGGTTATTGCTTACTCATGGAGTCGGATTTGAGAGCAGGAGTTTATATATAAGCATGATTATAGTGCGATTCTGGGAAGAAAAACTTTTTTCAGCCAAAACATTGCAGTTTATCATTCGAAATTCTGCTatttttgcactggagctataggggaaaaacatctgtacaccAATTAGCATCGTGCGAATGTGGTTTCTACGCTCTTAAAATCGGTAAAAAGGATGGTTAAGGtcctctaaacacacacaacctgtcAGTGAGTCCAGCTGGCTGGAGTGATTTCAGCGACTTTTATAGGAGATTATGACTACACTGAGCCCGTGATTAAAGCAAATGACTACGACATTCTGTTTACGTCAtcggtgccctgtgatggattggcaccccgtccagggtgtcccccgccgcATGTGCGCCCCATGccccctaggataggctccaggttccccgcaacccagtacggataagcggtacagaaaacggaCAGATGGACGCCCTCGATCAGCCGTGATCCAGGCTCGTGTACAAAACAGGCTCGCATATACGCAAACATTCccgaaataataacaatattttttCTATCCACCTGCACGATTCGTTAACGTTTCGCCGTCATCGCTACGGTATTTGTAGCTGTCCTGTACGTTTGGTCTCGTCGTATAACATTTTGTCAAACAGCCAGAACTTTGTTCTTCGCCTTTCTTTGCTCGCAAATCACATGCGCTCTAAGACCGCCGACCTCAACTCACGAGTCACAACCAAAGAATTCGTTcatctacatagaacctttcgGTTTCCCCAGAGGGACAAATCAGAGAATATTTAAGGCTACGTCCACGTTAATTTGGATCAATTTGAAAGCGCGTCTTTTTTCTGTACGTTTTGGTCTTGGTCTTACGAGATGGCgtttttgaggggtttttttcgAAAACGCTCTCCCAAGTGGATAAATTCGAAAACGCGGTTTTTACGTTGTGGTGTGGACTGAGAAAACAGAGATATTCAAATACAAAGACGTATTTTAAGTCACGTGACGCGGTCGAGTGACCCATTCAACTCGAAACAAACGAGATGGTGGACGATGACGTACCGCAATTGTTGTGCCTGCTATCCAGTTTGGTAGcactttgtacaaccttcagatttTTTCAAAGTGGATGGAACGTTCGCTCGCGATTGCAGTTCGGCAGAGGAACACGAGGGCAACTTCTGTTTTTACGCACGTACAGTATAAGGATTTAAGTGTTTTCGGACGTTTCCGTGTGCATGAGCTATTTTGGGAAAACATTTGCAACATGGCAGTGTAGAAGGAGAGCGTTTTAAAACTAATCTATCCGGATTAACATGGATGTAGCCTAAGCGTGATAGATTTAGTAACAGATCTAGACAATATGCGAAACAACTAAATGACCAAAttgtactgaaaatgttttttgtttttttttctcaaaggTTTTTCGGATAGttaaaggttcattgttttagGGTTCCCCTAGTGGGAAAACTAGTATCAGGTTCAGACAGGGTGTGTGTCTATAACCAAATAGCAAAATTGTCCATCCATGGGTATTTAAAGGTCCTTTGTTCCCCCAGAAGAACAAGCCAATGACTGTTCAGGGTTCTCCAAGTGTTTACAGGGTATACACGTGATGCTATTTGTATTAACGGTCATAAGCTTCCACTAATCCAAAAAGTTCCATCTAAAACCATGAGAGTTTCTACAGCTTGTCCTTCAGGGAGATATCTGGTAAAACCCTACAAACAATTTCCCTCTAATAAAACATTCCAACTAGAACCCTTTTAAACATCGAAAAACATTCAATCGACCTTCGAGgaacccccttttttttccgaGGGTAGAACAGTTTGCTTTAATTGCCTCAAATAAAAAGAGTTTAAATGACACTAATATTACATTTCAAACTGAGATTGATTCAAACAGGAACCATACGTTCCATAGAATCTTCTCGGTGGTGTTGTGGATACTGAACCTTATAGCTCGAGTGCaaaatttacacacaaaaaccaTTTTTTGTGCACTTTGTGCAATTTTTCGCCCTTCACTATTTCTTTGAGGAACAGCAGCTTAGCAAAGCTCTTTCTTCGAATGTTGCCATCAGCTAATTTTCACAAGCACATATCATAACCTCCCTCATCATCGAAACCAATGATGTCAGAGGAGACCAGTGTTGCTAACTAACTAACCTggggtttgttttggtttttgtctATAAAGCAGCATCTGTGTTTGCTCTCATTATCTTCCTCATCAGCTGCTTGCTTTCCAGGGAATACTTCACTTTCTGGTGATAAGGGTTATTAGGTATTTTTGTTAAGTAGCCCTTGAAAATCTTgctctgtttatatatatatatattataatattaattacCAATTAATATAAATGAATTTGTTAATTTTTCTATTGGCCATTACTGAGCCTGGAGCTCAGCTGGAAGTAAAGCATGAAGGGGAAAAACAAAGGACATTTTAAATCTGACACAACACGACTGaattaaacaaacatcactagTGCGTACATTCATTCAACGTGAACCCCCTACTCATTCATACGCTACTGCTTTAATATCCGTGCAGTTTGCATCCATCCGCCCTGTATGCAGGAGGAAACCACTGCTAGTCATCCTGTGGCAAGAACTCAAAATAAAGGCATCAATGGGTTTCATTCATGTTAGCTCTTCATGGTCTTCTGATTTGGAGGACAGCGTACATTCGGGCACATTTGGGTCAGGGTCTTTAAAGGAATATAATTGAAAGAACCCTCACAAAAATAGCAAGCAGGGTAAAGCAAGATGGACGCTGCTTTTCTCTCCAGCGGATGATGCGAGGCGCGGATCAGTGAGCGCTTCGGCTATTTTTAGATCCCCATGGCTGCTTGGTTTTCAGCACacgttcagaatgcagcagagAAGAGCGAGCCCCCTCGTCTCAGCCTCCTCCCTCACTGAGGGATGCCGCTGAGGCCTTTCAAAGGAGCACGCACTGTTTACAACAGCAAGTTTATCTACATTTTATGTACAGATGCTTGCCGTGAAAAGGTAGGCTTTGGTGGCAGTTTGGTGGCACCAGAGTGAGGGGGTACGAAGGCCATTTGGCAGTGGTCGAACTTACATCACAATAAGGGGAAGACGTAAAAGAAGGGCCACACATATATCCCCTTGTCTCACAACAGCATGCAAAGTCTAAGAGACGTGTACGTTAGACGTCGCTGGGCGTCCGTGCCCGCTGCACCACGCTGGCCGGGATGCAGCCGCAGCACACCATCCAGAGCGCCTTCTGGATCTCTTGGTTACGGAAGGCGTAGATGACGGGGTTGATGATGGAGTTGTAGGTGGCGGGAACCAGCGTGGCGTAGGTGTACAACGGCGGGTAGGTGTAGTCGGCAATAAGCGAGTAGACTGTGAAAGGCATCCAGCAGGCGGCAAACGTTCCCAGGATGATGGCGAGTGTGGAGACGCCTTTGCGCGTCGTGACGTAGTGCGGCGTGGCAGCCAGGAAGTGGTGCTGCAGGGCGATCTGGTGCGCATGCCGCATTACGATCTTGCAGATTTGCATATACAGCTGCAGCATGAGCCCGAAGAGCAGCAAGAAGGACACGGACAGAACAGCGACATTGTTCTTTGTGAGTGGTCGCACCACGCTGCAGGCATCCTCCTGACTCAGGCAGTTTACCCCGGTGACGGGCAGCAGACCAAGGCACAAGGACGCCCCCCACAGCAGCACTAGCATGGTGTAGGTGAAGGCAGCTGTGCGCTCTGAGTTGTACGTGAGCGCGTAATACAGCGACAGGTAGCGATCGATGGTGATGGCCAGCAAGCTGAAAACAGAGGCAGAGAACGAGGCCACCACCAGGCCGATCGTGAGCAGCTGGGCCGAGTCCGAGCGCAGCAGGTAGGCAAAGGTGAAGTGGAGCACCAGACCCACGCCGGCTAGCAGGTCAGCCAGCGCCAGACTACCGATCAGCAGGAACATGGGAGCACGCAGAGCCGGGTTCTGCCAGATCACCAGGACCACCAGGGCATTCTCGCAGGCTATCAGGGTACCCGACGTGCACAGCACAATATCCCACGGGTTCACCAGCAGCTCAGCAGAAGACTCCGGGGGTAAAACAGCAAGTGGAGGAGGCGTTCCAGCCGTCAGGTTCTCTGTGCTCCCAccaccactgctgacccagctGGGGTCAGGGGTCAGCCAGCTCGGGGTGACTGACACCTGCTCGCTCATTGTGCCTCCCGTCTGAAAGACaacacacatttaccattttaaacaACTGTATTCTGAAAAAACAAGGTTTCTTCAGACATCCTATACGCTGTATGTAGAACCCTAACATGGAGAGGTTCTGTTTTCAGAAAAGGTCCAAAGCAGGAAGGATACTAGAACACTTAACCATCCAAAGAGAAACACAcaaggagattttttttcttttttaaaaatgcaggtATTTCATAAACACTTACAGAAGTTTTCAAAGGAATCAAAGATTCTTTGGTTTCTGACTTCCATTAGGGGGGTTCTACTTCTTCTaaggttctacacagaacattTAAGGGTTCTCCCAGAGGGGAGAAATCTCATAAGGGCTGTAACTCTCACTTTGGCCTAGAAGTGAGACATCACGATATAATTTATTTCAAGATGAGAAAGTAAAACGAGAAGTCGGCTGCTGTATTATGGAAGTGCTTCAAAGTAAGCGTGTTGTTGGCGATacatttcagtttcagttttaaCCAGAAACAGAATTTTGTATCACTTAAGAGCGGCACAATCTGGTGTGTATGtgacattattaatattttcatatatttggCTTACATACAGCCTGTGTAAAAGGAACAGAAATcacctgtttttcattttagaaCCCAAGAACGGTTAAAATATTGACTCTGCTCAgaaggtttttattattattattattattattattattattattattattattccatttctAAACCCTGCTTTGGACACATGCAGAGTCTGAATCTCGCCGTGTTATAAAACTGCTCTTTAAAGAGTAATATGAACTATGCAATTAGAGGTctagtatcattattatcattatcatcatcaacagGCTGTTATTCTTTCTGAAACCATTATGATTATTACTAACATTGTACTAATAACACTTTTACTCTTGCTCTTGCCATCAGTTAATTATATTAATCTTAACACTATTGTAACCATTATAACAGACCTTTTCATCTTTTCGTATTGTTTAACTTCCTGTATGGCCTGATATTCTAGCGCTCATGACTACAGCACACTAATCTCTGATCCAATCTGTCTAAATGAGACATTTGTTCAAATGTGAGGATGGTTGGACTTTATTCTATTTGAGTTTTCAAtcattcatatatacatatatgatatgatatgtatgtatatatgatatatcatatatatatatatatatatatatatatatatatatatatatatatatatttttatatatatatatatatatatatatatatatatatatatatatatatatatatatatatatatatatatataatcttaataaaataatatgaatTGGTAATATTACAATCTAGCCCTAATTCTTCATCTTTAAATCATTTGAACTGTAACTCATCACATTATAAAGGAAATGTTATGACAAATGTAAACAGTCTCTATGGTACCTTAAAGCCCTGGCTCAAACCCTGAGAGATAGCATGCATGCAAGACTTCACAGTCACTCTCAGCCTCTTTTATCTGAATCAGTATTCCTATCATATTGTATGTGGTTGAGTGCAAAATTTACCCCAAGCATACCCCTGGGACGACATGAAGAAGACGCAATGCGGTTCATAGCAACACAAACCGTTCCAGTTTGTTGTTATTTCACATATTTCTTCATGATCACATTATAACTAGCTATGAGGACGCTGCGGTCTGGACCTCGGTAGTttacaaaggttttttttttttttacctttcacGTAGCTCATCTCAAGTTTTCAAATTTACACAGCCGATCAGGTAAAGCTACAATTTCCATAACGGGctataaataaacacttaacGCCAGGTCAATTCgaagttgttgttttgtgtaacGTCACTCATCAACACCACGCAACGAACGAGATCAAATTCATTACTAACTAGTGTACTGATGGCAAAGTATCATCTAGCGTAAGTCGCAAATCAACAGGCTGTCACTTCAACCAAAACATTTAActcaataaaatgaaaaactaaCAACTAACTGGACAGTTTATGGACCAACGGAAGGAATATAATGgaggtttttttaaattagcagGTGATGAAtgtaaatcgctctggataagggcgtctgataaaggctgtaaatgtaaacgtaaatgtaagTGATGTAGTACACATTTTGCACTGTGATATATTTATTGACATATTATACTGATaagggcgcacagtggcttagtggttagcacgtttgccccacacctccagggtcggggtttcctccgggtactccggtttcctcccccagtacaaagacatgcatggtaggctgattggcgtgtctaaagtgtccgtagtgtatgaatgggtgtgtgagtgtgtatgtgagtgtgccctgcgatggattggtaccctgtccagggtgtaccccgccttgtgcccgatgctccctgggataggctccaggttccccgtgaccctgaaggaaggataagcggtatagaagatggatggatggatggattatactGATAAAATAACACGTTAATGCAACCTCACGAAAATTTTGAGCCGGGTTACGGCCCTGATCacaagtaacaaaaaaaaacggtcAGTATTTGGCGTGACTTGTGCGGGTCGGAGAAAAATTAAACCACAACAATTTTTAAGCTTAATTAGTGGTGCTTGCGTAGCAAAGCATCCCTATCATTATCtcacattcttcttcttctggagAAAACTTTGGCACATAATTCGTCCCACACCGTTTATGTGACGGACATCAGTGAAGGctcaaatccatccatccatcttctgtgcCGCTTACCCttcaggggaacctggagcctatcccaggaggcatggggaaaaaggcggggtacaccctggacggggtgccaatccatcgcagggcacacgcacatacacattcacactctacggacactttggacatgccagtcaacctaccatgcatgtctttggactgggggaggaaaccggagtacccggaggaaacccccacagcacagggagaacatgcaaactctgcacacacagagcagtggtgggactcgaaccccaaaccctggCGGTATGGGGCGAACATGCTTATAGAGAAAAGATGTGCTAGGACTTTTATAAGCTATCAGACTTACACTGTTTGAACAGCGGACAAAaaatttgcatgtttatggccCATAGGGAAtgaatgaggaataaaacatgggtGTCACAGCTCGCACGTCATTTGGCTGACATGCTCGTATAATGTATCCTCTTGTACGTCTTAGGGAGTAGACCCGGAATGCCTTGGGGAGTAGACCCGGATTGTTCCGTTTCAGAATTTTTGCGACACAGACATGAGTGACATGTCCAAGTGTTCGGCTAGGTCCCAGATAATCAGAAAATCCCATTTGAGGATCGATCCCGTGTGGAATTTCCCGCTGGGTGTcacaatacacactaacatAAAATGAGCAAACAGGCAAACAGATACACTGTTAGATTGAGCTCTATAGAAAATCTTTGGCACCTGACTAGCACTAGTACCAAATTATTTACGCTTCAACAAACGCGTACACACATGAAGCGCCCCCTACTGACTGGCATGCGCAACTGCATTTCAGTGGCGAATTTTGCACAGATGaacaccactcacattttttgtcataaaatgtcagTTCTAGTTTGCCTTATAACATACAGTCATTTGTATAGTTGTCTTGATTAGGGCTGGAACTAGCTGTGAGGACATTGAGGTCTGGGCCTCTATAGATTCAAAAGgtatttttcttttgtataGTGTTTCATGGAGACCACCAGGTGGTTTGGGTCGAAAAAAACTGCCACTCTTCTAAATGTAGATACTAGAAAAGTTAATAATAAGGAGGCACACTTTCTTATTAAGTACTGTAAGAAACACCATTTTTCCTAGAACACATAACTTATAAGAATCTTTGCTTTGTGTAAGTTTGCTCAACAAAAACAGTccattttaatgtaaaacaataaacatcTCAGATCTATTTACCATAGCTAAATAAACTAGTCCACTAATGATAAGATTGTCAGAGCTACTGCATTGTTCTTTAATAGCCTACATAATCAGTTCACTGTGATGATGTTGTGATGAAACATGCAAATTACTCAAATTACACATGTGATGTGTTTTTGAGGCTCAGCTTCAATAAGGAGACAAAATAAATGCTAtattcgtccatccatccatcttctatatcctttatccttttcagggtcacggggaacctggagtctatcccagggagcatcgggcacaaggcggggtacaccctggacagggtgccaatccatcgcagggcacacaatcaaacacccattcatacactacggacactttggacacgccaatcagcctaccatgcatgtctttggactgggggaggaaaccggagtacccggaggaaacccccgcagcacggggagaacatgcaaactccacatacacacacagggccacagtgggaatcgaacccccgaccctagaggtgtgaggcgaatatTCGTGTGTGCTCTTATACT
This genomic interval from Ictalurus punctatus breed USDA103 chromosome 23, Coco_2.0, whole genome shotgun sequence contains the following:
- the gpr12 gene encoding G-protein coupled receptor 12, yielding MSEQVSVTPSWLTPDPSWVSSGGGSTENLTAGTPPPLAVLPPESSAELLVNPWDIVLCTSGTLIACENALVVLVIWQNPALRAPMFLLIGSLALADLLAGVGLVLHFTFAYLLRSDSAQLLTIGLVVASFSASVFSLLAITIDRYLSLYYALTYNSERTAAFTYTMLVLLWGASLCLGLLPVTGVNCLSQEDACSVVRPLTKNNVAVLSVSFLLLFGLMLQLYMQICKIVMRHAHQIALQHHFLAATPHYVTTRKGVSTLAIILGTFAACWMPFTVYSLIADYTYPPLYTYATLVPATYNSIINPVIYAFRNQEIQKALWMVCCGCIPASVVQRARTPSDV